Proteins encoded by one window of Aspergillus puulaauensis MK2 DNA, chromosome 4, nearly complete sequence:
- a CDS encoding uncharacterized protein (COG:S;~EggNog:ENOG410PKGC): MNSWRSPSHTGDDPSSSPYTANNGWPTPQSQPSPGRREYAMQPPPLTTSFNNPQFQGQGLGVGLGAGYLATPLSTTSLSSPFIHSPAVNSAGGHIGSSPMASRQYNAPYNPQDWGPVHNAPMNTGQSPYAQSGNVLRVVPQHRYAAPEPELSPPPPPYSPPSQQQQHQQVDPVVHATASPNAGSPYTGSTRQPSMSRTRPVSNVRADASHSRQVSLPPPPPLPQGMPSSRSSSRNRTEVYQEQSSFNTGSRPYIMVSDNNLQSSQSNGYGYANAAVQHDDLSRPPNSRRAVSAGPTVGSASTSGATSQSRSQSRSQSPQNPGWEPGMPLPPPPPGPPPAARSQSVSGRPDASSLRSSQVPTRTTRQPPSLGTGLGSVPPTPAGWVDESHTNSAPQQDRAPLNIDTSKQAITRDTGGSGSNGTAHPSRNSSSGLFRSPAVRDTSSKGIRERRTERRNRQSQVFDDYSAVSTTNTNPWADALDQLKPSNLVLSEQQRTENIRSDGSTRYTPRSNHSDMPTAQSRGSGTSLFSSNRSPFSTPRGESSPLSPPSQRYAQTPPFSPSVEQSSSFQKSSSQVLPPKALPTPPLQSGQDSRPSSGLSRREDRPISHILHLPNDSVSSPTLQPRRPSLNRGQSLDSVVNQDAELIQGATKRHKEFIEKEASAADEAEALRLFTEFIIAETQIRRERYAKVFDSGSFNLEQLHQKLFQLPPKPVPEPAARRPIRGPKLDIPRGESSWNNYKPCLSPIASLGISNDEMSSRGRAPSRWWESKTGSDSEGGERRVRRSKRESKYMGLPLGLRSNGDAEHTFDDQFNQYAAYGPDEYPPEKVGLHENQAHPEYPTPSLSSYSASTEPQKMDVSRLITLPPPYPRHYPAVNNSHPELVTYRTVVRSISDHSEIKSTIQRHASDSDVLWATHNERIKESRRQFKGNIQNQIQDGSISFAEAAEAEAALIEDENQRERALTKKLFDSYQDTVLKPMQAILTDRIDRATVCIDELRSKLFDDAQHESPDQTQEEGDEKPELLEKLTQLKWLFEAREQLHREMYDLVTARDEKYKALVILPYKQTKNEDKVRSTTAFFTRDALDRRSHYESAALSRLESFQEVIEENVVRGVEMQLSAFWDIGPSLLTLVQSLPDNLAGFQVQIPANEYDENPSYLRHPLQYLYTLVSHAEKSSYQYIESQINLLCLLHEVKSAVMRANSKLMETERIRHGEAEETASAEMDQSRAGEERSLTNDLKDKVATVEGQWTEALGSQIQGLRQRVREQLEMEDGWEDLESLEQV; the protein is encoded by the exons ATGAATAG CTGGCGGTCCCCAAGTCACACTGGCGACGACCCGTCGTCCAGCCCATATACAGCCAACAACGGCTGGCCGACGCCCCAGAGTCAACCTTCTCCTGGCCGTCGCGAATATGCCATGCAGCCGCCTCCTTTGACCACTTCATTTAATAACCCCCAGTTTCAGGGACAGGGACTTGGTGTCGGACTCGGCGCGGGCTACCTAGCAACTCCTCTTTCTACAACCTCCTTATCCAGCCCGTTCATCCATTCTCCCGCTGTGAATTCCGCCGGTGGGCACATCGGATCTTCCCCAATGGCGTCCAGACAGTACAATGCTCCTTATAACCCTCAGGACTGGGGTCCCGTCCATAATGCCCCGATGAATACTGGCCAGTCGCCATATGCACAGTCAGGCAACGTGCTTCGAGTCGTTCCACAGCACCGATATGCCGCCCCGGAGCCTG AGTTGTCACCACCCCCTCCACCATATTCTCCTCcaagccagcagcagcagcaccaacagGTGGATCCTGTAGTCCATGCCACTGCATCCCCTAATGCCGGGTCTCCGTACACGGGTTCTACTCGGCAACCATCGATGTCTCGTACTCGTCCCGTTTCTAATGTCCGAGCGGATGCAAGTCATAGTAGACAGGTTTCgcttccgcctcctccacctttGCCGCAGGGGATGCCATCTTCCAGGTCGTCCTCTCGTAACCGCACTGAGGTATACCAGGAGCAATCCTCTTTCAATACCGGCTCTCGACCGTATATTATGGTTTCGGACAACAACCTGCAGTCATCTCAATCGAACGGGTATGGCTATGCAAACGCTGCTGTCCAACATGATGATTTGAGCCGCCCTCCAAATTCTAGACGAGCGGTCTCTGCCGGACCAACTGTAGGAAGTGCAAGCACATCGGGAGCTACAAGCCAATCGAGAAGCCAATCGAGGAGCCAATCGCCACAAAACCCGGGTTGGGAACCAGGAATGCCgcttccaccacctccccccGGTCCCCCGCCAGCTGCGAGGTCGCAGAGTGTAAGTGGAAGGCCCGATGCATCATCTTTGCGCAGCTCGCAGGTTCCCACGCGCACAACACGTCAACCTCCATCCTTAGGAACTGGATTGGGTAGTGTCCCACCAACGCCTGCAGGGTGGGTGGATGAGAGTCATACCAACTCTGCGCCGCAGCAGGACAGGGCGCCACTTAATATTGACACTTCAAAACAAGCAATCACTCGTGATACTGGCGGTTCTGGGTCCAATGGCACAGCCCACCCATCTCGAAACTCCAGCAGTGGACTGTTCCGTAGCCCAGCTGTTCGAGACACGAGCTCCAAAGGAATTCGGGAAAGGAGGACCGAACGCAGGAATAGACAGAGCCAGGTGTTTGACGATTATAGTGCAGTATCAACgaccaacaccaaccctTGGGCCGACGCGCTCGATCAATTGAAACCTTCAAACCTCGTCCTCAGTGAGCAGCAGAGGACTGAAAATATCCGGTCTGATGGGTCTACAAGATATACACCACGCAGCAACCACAGCGATATGCCTACCGCTCAATCTCGCGGGTCTGGGACAAGCTTGTTCTCCTCAAACCGATCTCCTTTCTCAACGCCTCGGGGGGAGTCCAGCCCTCTCAGTCCACCATCACAAAGATATGCGCAAACGCCACCCTTCTCACCGAGTGTGGAGCAGTCATCCTCTTTTCAGAAATCCTCATCCCAGGTACTTCCCCCAAAAGCCCTCCCAACTCCTCCACTGCAATCTGGACAAGATTCGCGGCCGTCGTCAGGACTCAGTCGCAGGGAAGACCGCCCGATCTCGCATATCCTTCACTTGCCCAATGACAGTGTTAGCTCTCCAACTCTGCAGCCTCGACGACCATCACTCAATCGTGGACAGTCGCTGGACTCTGTTGTGAACCAGGATGCAGAACTTATCCAGGGCGCTACAAAGAGACATAAAGAGTTtatcgagaaggaggccaGTGCTGCCGATGAGGCGGAAGCTCTACGGCTGTTCACTGAGTTTATCATTGCAGAAACGCAAATTCGGCGTGAGCGATACGCCAAGGTATTTGATTCTGGTTCCTTCAATTTGGAACAGTTGCATCAAAAACTTTTCCAGCTGCCGCCAAAACCGGTTCCAGAACCGGCTGCTCGACGGCCCATTCGAGGCCCCAAACTGGATATCCCCCGTGGAGAGTCGTCCTGGAACAACTACAAGCCATGTCTCTCACCGATAGCGAGTCTCGGCATTAGCAATGACGAGATGAGCTCTAGAGGGCGTGCACCCAGTCGCTGGTGGGAATCTAAGACCGGATCAGACAGCGAGGGGGGTGAACGTAGAGTTCGACGCTCGAAGCGTGAATCTAAATATATGGGGCTGCCACTTGGGCTTCGAAGCAACGGAGATGCCGAGCATACTTTTGATGACCAATTCAACCAATACGCTGCATATGGCCCAGATGAGTATCCGCCTGAAAAGGTTGGATTGCACGAGAACCAAGCTCATCCAGAATACCCAACCCCAAGCTTGAGCAGCTACAGCGCATCCACCGAGCCTCAGAAAATGGACGTTTCGAGGCTCATTACCCTCCCACCACCCTACCCGCGTCACTACCCTGCCGTTAACAACAGCCACCCCGAACTTGTCACCTACCGAACAGTCGTCCGCTCAATCAGCGATCATTCCGAAATAAAATCCACCATTCAACGGCACGCCTCTGACTCCGACGTCCTCTGGGCCACGCACAACGAACGCATCAAAGAAAGCCGGCGCCAATTCAAAGGCAATATCCAGAACCAAATTCAAGACGGCAGCATCTCCTTCGCCGAAGCagctgaagccgaagccgccCTCATCGAAGACGAAAACCAGCGCGAGCGCGCCCTCACAAAAAAGCTCTTCGACAGCTATCAGGACACCGTCCTCAAGCCTATGCAAGCAATCCTAACCGACCGCATCGACCGTGCAACAGTCTGCATCGACGAACTCCGCAGCAAACTCTTCGACGATGCCCAGCACGAATCCCCAGACCAAACCcaggaagaaggcgatgagAAACCCGAGCTCCTCGAGAAACTCACGCAGCTCAAATGGCTCTTTGAAGCCCGCGAACAACTCCACCGCGAAATGTACGACCTTGTTACGGCCCGTGATGAAAAGTATAAAGCTCTTGTCATTCTCCCTTACAAGCAGACCAAAAACGAAGACAAAGTCCGCAGCACAACCGCGTTCTTCACCCGCGATGCCCTCGATCGCCGCAGCCACTACGAAAGCGCCGCGCTTTCCCGCCTCGAATCCTTCCAGGAAGTCATCGAGGAGAATGTTGTGCGCGGAGTCGAAATGCAACTCTCTGCCTTCTGGGATATTGGTCCATCTCTTCTGACACTCGTCCAGTCGCTCCCTGATAACCTAGCCGGCTTCCAGGTTCAGATCCCAGCTAACGAGTATGATGAGAACCCGAGCTACTTGCGACACCCACTGCAGTATCTGTATACACTTGTTTCACATGCAGAGAAATCAAGTTACCAGTACATCGAGTCTCAGATTAACTTACTTTGTCTGCTACATGAGGTCAAGTCTGCGGTGATGCGCGCAAACAGTAAACTTATGGAGACGGAGCGGATCCGGCACggggaggctgaggagacTGCTAGTGCAGAGATGGACCAGTCGCgggcgggcgaggagcgTTCGCTCACGAATGACTTGAAGGATAAGGTTGCCACCGTGGAGGGGCAGTGGACCGAGGCGCTGGGGAGTCAGATCCAGGGGCTGAGGCAGAGAGTCCgggagcagctggagatggaggatgggtGGGAGGATCTGGAATCCTTGGAGCAGGTTTAA
- the fbp1 gene encoding fructose 1,6-bisphosphate 1-phosphatase (BUSCO:EOG092632WW;~COG:G;~EggNog:ENOG410PGFG;~InterPro:IPR000146,IPR028343,IPR044015,IPR033391, IPR020548;~PFAM:PF18913,PF00316;~go_function: GO:0016791 - phosphatase activity [Evidence IEA];~go_function: GO:0042132 - fructose 1,6-bisphosphate 1-phosphatase activity [Evidence IEA];~go_function: GO:0042578 - phosphoric ester hydrolase activity [Evidence IEA];~go_process: GO:0005975 - carbohydrate metabolic process [Evidence IEA]) has protein sequence MATNGNGNGGAVGQENINTDIVTLTRFFTEEQVKVPEATGDFTLLCHALQFSFKSIAYYIRRATLINLTGLAGSSNTTGDDQKKLDVIGNDVFVSAMKTSGKCRILVSEEEEEAIIFDEHPNARYAVVCDPIDGSSNLDAGVSVGTIFGIFKLPDDILGPGKKVTAQHVLSPGTEMVASGFTMYGASAQLVITMKNGGVNGFTLENSLGEFILTHPNMQLPPSRAIYSVNEGNSMYWDEWCNAYFHSLKHPGEGKKPYSARYIGSMVADAYRTLLYGGVFAYPADSKSPKGKLRILYECAPMAMIFENAGGKAVNSRMERLLAVNPEHIHDRSGVFLGSRDEVQKIIDTYNQYKK, from the exons ATGGCTACAAACGGCAATGGCAACGGTGGTGCTGTTGGGCAGGAGAACATTAACACTGATATCGTCACTCTCACGAGATTCTTCACTGAAGAGCAGGTGAAGGTCCCTGAAGCCACTGGTGACTTCAC ACTGTTATGCCACGCTCTCCAGTTCTCCTTCAAGTCCATCGCTTACTACATCCGTCGTGCCACGTTAATCAACTTGACTGGCCTCGCTGGTTCGTCAAACACAACTGGTGATGAccagaagaagctcgacgTCATCGGAAACGATGTTTTCGTCTCTGCAATGAAAACCTCTGGAAAGTGCCGTATCCTCGTttctgaggaggaggaagaggccatTATTTTTGACGAACACCCTAACGCCCGCTACGCTGTGGTCTGCGACCCAATTGACGGCTCTTCCAACCTAGACGCTGGCGTCTCAGTTGGCACTATTTTCGGTATCTTCAAGCTGCCCGACGACATCCTCGGTCCCGGGAAGAAGGTCACAGCCCAGCATGTCCTCAGCCCCGGAACTGAGATGGTTGCCTCCGGATTCACCATGTACGGTGCCTCCGCCCAGCTCGTCATCACCATGAAGAACGGCGGTGTCAACGGTTTCACCCTCGAGAACTCCCTCGGCGAGTTCATCCTCACCCACCCCAACATGCAACTCCCGCCCTCGCGCGCCATCTACTCCGTCAATGAGGGTAACAGCATGTACTGGGACGAGTGGTGCAACGCTTACTTCCACTCCCTGAAGCACCCCGGCGAGGGCAAGAAGCCTTACAGTGCCCGTTACATCGGTTCCATGGTTGCAGACGCCTACCGGACCCTCCTCTACGGCGGTGTCTTCGCCTACCCTGCCGACTCCAAGAGCCCCAAGGGCAAGCTCCGTATTCTGTACGAGTGCGCACcgatggccatgatcttcGAAAACGCTGGTGGTAAAGCTGTCAACTCGCGCATGGAACGTCTTCTCGCCGTCAACCCCGAGCACATCCACGACCGGAGCGGTGTGTTCCTCGGTTCGAGGGACGAGGTCCAGAAGATCATCGATACTTACAACCAGTACAAGAAATAA
- the VPH1_1 gene encoding H(+)-transporting V0 sector ATPase subunit a (COG:C;~EggNog:ENOG410PGDY;~InterPro:IPR002490,IPR026028;~PFAM:PF01496;~TransMembrane:7 (o426-451i463-488o550-568i580-603o615-633i645-664o794-815i);~go_component: GO:0000220 - vacuolar proton-transporting V-type ATPase, V0 domain [Evidence IEA];~go_component: GO:0033179 - proton-transporting V-type ATPase, V0 domain [Evidence IEA];~go_function: GO:0015078 - proton transmembrane transporter activity [Evidence IEA];~go_process: GO:1902600 - proton transmembrane transport [Evidence IEA]), producing MAPKDTFFRSSDMSLTQLYIANEIGREVVSSLGELGQVQFRDLNPETTAFQKTFTKEIRRLDNVERQLRYFHAQMDKAGIQMRSSSEFSDTLAAPLASEIDELAERSESLEQRIAALNDSYETLKKREVELTEWRWVLREAGGFFDRAHTHTEEIRQSFDNDEAPLLRDVEQQGTRGANGDAQGQQSFLEMNIGFVSGVIPRDRIAAFERILWRTLRGNLYMNQSEIPDPIVDPTTNEETQKMVFVIFAHGKNIISKIRKISESLGASLYGVDENSELRRDQIHEVNTRLSDVNNVLRNTKNTLDAELSQIARSLAAWMIIVKKEKAVYDTLNKCSYDQARKTLIAEAWCPTNSLALIKSTLQDVNDRAGLSVPTIVNQIRTNKTPPTYVRTNKFTEAFQTIVNAYGIPKYSEVNPGLYTVVTFPFLFAVMFGDFGHGFLMALAASAMIFWEKTLLKTKLDELTYMAFYGRYIMLMMGIFSIYTGLIYNDIFSKSFTIFSSSWQWPEEIKEGQAVEASLKGSYRFPFGLDWNWHEAENSLLFTNSLKMKMSIVLGWAHMSYALILQYVNARHFKSKVDVIGNFIPGLIFFQSIFGYLVITIIYKWSVDWNAKGQSPPGLLNMLIFMFLSPGNIQDGEQLYSGQGTVQLLLLLLAVSQVPIMLFFKPFYLRREHNRARALGYRGLGEQSRVSALDEDGDVDGRASGPRDSVASDGEGVAMIAEDLGEEEHEEFDFSEVMIHQVIHTIEFCLNCISHTASYLRLWALSLAHQQLSIVLWDMTLGGAFEQENPTTRVIMIVVTFYMWFTLTIAILCVMEGTSAMLHSLRLHWVEAMSKHFMGEGLPFTPFSFKTLLEEEPVD from the exons ATGGCTCCAAAGGACACCTTCTTCCGCTCGTCGGATATGAGCTTGACCCAGCTCTATATCGCGAATGAAATTGGTCGTGAAGTTGTCAGCTCCCTTGGTGAGCTTGGGCAGGTGCAGTTTCGGGAT CTCAATCCCGAGACGACTGCTTTCCAAAAAACTTTCACGAAGGAGATCCGTCGCTTAGATAATGTGGAGAGGCAACTTC GCTACTTCCATGCACAGATGGACAAGGCTGGAATTCAGATGAGGTCGTCTTCTGAGTTTTCGGATACTCTGGCTGCTCCCTTGGCTTCGGAAATCGATGAGCTTGCTGAGCGCAGCGAGAGTCTGGAACAACGGATCGCCGCGCTGAATGATAGCTACGAGACACTGAAGAAGCGTGAGGTGGAGTTGACGGAATGGCGTTGGGTTCTGAGAGAGGCTGGAGGATTCTTCGACCGTGCTCATACCCATACTGAGGAAATCCGCCAATCCTTCGATAACGATGAAGCGCCTCTTCTCCGTGACGTCGAACAACAGGGCACGCGCGGTGCAAACGGTGATGCCCAGGGCCAACAGTCGTTTCTTGAGATGAATATTGGATTCGTGTCTGGTGTTATCCCTCGCGATAGGATTGCTGCCTTCGAACGGATCCTCTGGAGAACGCTGCGTGGTAACCTCTACATGAACCAGTCTGAGATCCCGGACCCGATCGTGGACCCGACTACGAACGAGGAGACGCAGAAAATGGTTTTCGTTATCTTCGCTCAtggaaagaatataatttcGAAGATCAGAAAGATTTCGGAATCGCTTGGAGCTTCCCTTTACGGTGTCGACGAGAACAGTGAACTGCGCCGGGATCAGATCCACGAGGTCAATACGAGGTTGAGCGACGTGAACAATGTGTTGCGGAACACAAAAAACACTCTCGACGCTGAGCTCTCTCAGATCGCCCGCTCGTTGGCGGCTTGGATGATCATCGtcaagaaagagaaggcCGTGTACGACACCCTCAACAAGTGCTCGTATGATCAAGCGAGAAAAACTCTTATTGCTGAGGCTTGGTGTCCTACGAATTCACTGGCGTTGATCAAATCGACCTTGCAGGATGTCAACGACCGTGCGGGTCTGAGCGTACCTACTATCGTTAACCAGATTCGGACGAACAAAACCCCTCCAACGTATGTACGAACGAACAAGTTCACCGAGGCTTTTCAAACGATTGTCAATGCATACGGTATCCCGAAGTACTCGGAAGTCAATCCCGGTTTGTACACTGTGGTTACTTTCCCCTTCCTCTTTGCCGTCATGTTCGGTGATTTTGGACACGGTTTCTTGATGGCTTTGGCTGCTTCTGCCATGATCTTCTGGGAAAAGACACTCTTGAAGACGAAGCTTGATGAATTGACGTACATGGCTTTCTATGGTCGTTACatcatgttgatgatgggtATTTTCTCCATCTACACCGGTCTTATCTATAACGATATCTTTTCCAAATCCTTCACTATTTTCTCGAGTTCTTGGCAATGGCCTGAGGAAATCAAGGAGGGCCAGGCGGTTGAGGCGTCGTTGAAGGGCAGCTACCGTTTTCCCTTCGGTTTGGACTGGAACTGGCACGAGGCTGAGAACAGCCTCCTATTCACCAACAGTCTGAAGATGAAAATGAGTATCGTCCTGGGCTGGGCACATATGTCCTACGCCCTTATCCTGCAATATGTCAACGCCCGCCATTTCAAGTCTAAGGTCGATGTCATCGGCAACTTCATCCCTGGTTTaatcttcttccagtccATCTTTGGTTACCTTGTCATCACTATCATTTACAAATGGTCAGTGGATTGGAATGCAAAGGGTCAATCGCCCCCAGGTCTTCTCAACATGCTCATCTTCATGTTTCTATCTCCCGGGAACATCCAGGATGGGGAACAACTATACTCGGGGCAAGGAACTGTCCAGTTGCTCCTATTGCTCCTTGCTGTTTCCCAGGTTCCgatcatgctcttcttcaagccatTCTACCTCCGTCGTGAGCACAACCGTGCACGTGCCCTTGGTTATCGCGGCCTCGGAGAACAATCCAGAGTCAGCGCATTAGACGAAGATGGTGACGTCGACGGTCGAGCATCTGGACCCCGCGACAGTGTGGCCAGCGACGGCGAAGGCGTTGCTATGATCGCAGAGGATctcggcgaggaagagcacGAAGAGTTCGACTTCTCCGAAGTCATGATCCACCAGGTTATTCACACCATCGAATTCTGCCTCAACTGTATCTCTCACACGGCTTCCTACCTGCGTCTCTGGGCTCTTTCCCTTGCCCACCAACAGCTCTCTATCGTCCTCTGGGATATGACGCTCGGCGGTGCATTCGAACAGGAAAACCCTACCACCCGTGTAATCATGATCGTCGTCACCTTCTACATGTGGTTCACACTCACAATCGCCATTCTGTGTGTCATGGAAGGAACCAGCGCCATGCTTCACTCTCTCCGTCTCCACTGGGTCGAAGCCATGAGCAAGCATTTCATGGGTGAAGGTTTGCCGTTTACGCCGTTTAGCTTCAAGACGCTTCTCGAGGAAGAACCTGTGGATTAG
- a CDS encoding uncharacterized protein (COG:S;~EggNog:ENOG410Q23M) codes for MYVKELIKRYRTERKSSQEQDRYEKKQDKARRKCQEDAYLADLEFEHITAQREWISDHMEEECRGVAILQRIERLDNSVGNDGSVLHVEGTSNFKSGPLTSVEKAGLLHEVIENNRRVAEHWKTMPLGNTTRAYEIDCTNREPASGRRAQWYHERGVCAELGGCCGRKCGCCEKPVTKYIVSSEGGKKSVSIYGHCTVECACCIKERGRYVPDPRLPDVGARAC; via the coding sequence ATGTACGTCAAAGAACTTATCAAGCGCTACCGCACTGAGCGGAAGAGCTCGCAAGAGCAGGACCGCTacgagaagaagcaggacaAGGCCCGCCGCAAGTGCCAGGAGGACGCCTACTTGGCGGACCTGGAGTTTGAGCACATCACTGCCCAGAGAGAGTGGATCAGTGATCATATGGAAGAAGAGTGTCGGGGCGTTGCTATCCTTCAGCGCATCGAGCGCTTGGATAACAGCGTCGGGAATGACGGGAGTGTGTTGCATGTGGAGGGCACCAGCAACTTCAAGTCGGGGCCATTGACCTCGGTGGAGAAGGCTGGGCTGCTGCATGAAGTTATCGAAAACAACAGGAGAGTGGCGGAGCACTGGAAGACTATGCCGCTGGGAAATACGACCAGGGCTTATGAGATTGATTGCACCAACCGTGAGCCGGCGAGTGGACGGCGCGCGCAGTGGTATCATGAACGGGGTGTTTGTGCTGAGTTGGGTGGATGCTGTGGGAGGAAGTGTGGTTGCTGTGAGAAGCCTGTGACGAAGTATATTGTATCCTCtgagggaggaaagaagtcaGTGTCGATCTACGGTCACTGTACTGTTGAGTGTGCTTGTTGTATCAAGGAGCGAGGCCGCTATGTACCTgatcctcgtcttcctgaCGTTGGTGCTAGGGCTTGCTGA